One window of Lawsonibacter asaccharolyticus genomic DNA carries:
- a CDS encoding acetate kinase, whose translation MNILVINAGSSSLKYQLLNPETQQVLAKGLCERIGIDGKFTYKPQMEGKQVLDAIDIAMPTHSEAIQAVLDALVDKDNGVIGSMKEIDAVGHRVVHGGEAFNQSVLITDEVMKALEDCIPLAPLHNPANITGINACTAVMGKDVPQVAVFDTAFHQTMPAKAYMYALPYEYYEKDKVRRYGFHGTSHKYVAGRAAAMLGKPIEELKLISCHLGNGSSVTAIDGGKSVDTTMGFTPLAGLPMGTRSGDLDAGILEYIMGKYGYDIKEMVSILNKKSGVQGVSGVSSDFRDLENAHKEGNERAGLAVDMFNYGVKKYIGAYAAAMGGVDAIIFTAGVGENSASQRLAIASDLEFMGVKMDAEANSVRGKETVISAADSKVKVLLIPTNEELMIAMDTAAIAKG comes from the coding sequence ATGAATATTCTGGTCATCAACGCCGGCAGCTCCTCCCTGAAGTATCAGCTGCTCAACCCCGAGACCCAGCAGGTGCTGGCCAAGGGCCTTTGCGAGCGCATCGGCATCGACGGCAAGTTCACCTATAAGCCCCAGATGGAGGGCAAGCAGGTGCTGGACGCTATCGACATTGCCATGCCCACCCACTCTGAGGCCATCCAGGCTGTGCTGGACGCCCTGGTGGACAAGGACAACGGCGTGATCGGCTCCATGAAGGAGATCGACGCGGTGGGTCACCGGGTGGTCCACGGCGGCGAGGCTTTCAACCAGTCTGTCCTCATCACCGACGAGGTGATGAAGGCTCTGGAGGACTGCATCCCCCTGGCGCCTCTCCACAACCCCGCCAACATCACCGGCATCAACGCCTGCACCGCCGTCATGGGCAAGGACGTGCCTCAGGTGGCCGTGTTCGACACCGCCTTCCACCAGACCATGCCCGCCAAGGCTTACATGTACGCGCTGCCCTACGAGTACTATGAGAAGGACAAGGTCCGCCGCTACGGCTTCCACGGCACCAGCCACAAGTACGTAGCCGGCCGCGCCGCCGCCATGCTGGGCAAGCCCATCGAGGAGCTCAAGCTGATCTCCTGCCACCTGGGCAATGGCTCCTCCGTCACCGCTATCGATGGGGGCAAGAGCGTGGACACCACCATGGGCTTCACCCCTCTGGCCGGACTCCCCATGGGCACCCGCTCCGGCGACCTGGACGCCGGCATCCTGGAGTATATCATGGGCAAGTACGGCTATGACATCAAGGAGATGGTGTCTATCCTGAACAAGAAGTCCGGCGTGCAGGGCGTGTCCGGCGTGTCCTCCGACTTCCGTGACCTGGAGAACGCCCACAAGGAAGGCAACGAGCGGGCTGGCCTGGCGGTGGATATGTTCAACTACGGGGTGAAGAAGTACATTGGCGCATATGCCGCCGCCATGGGCGGCGTGGATGCCATCATCTTCACCGCCGGCGTGGGCGAGAACTCCGCCTCCCAGCGCCTGGCCATCGCTTCCGACCTGGAGTTCATGGGGGTCAAGATGGACGCCGAGGCCAACAGTGTCCGGGGGAAGGAGACCGTCATCTCCGCCGCCGACTCCAAGGTGAAGGTGCTGCTGATCCCCACCAATGAGGAGCTTATGATCGCTATGGATACCGCCGCCATCGCCAAGGGCTGA